A portion of the Hoplias malabaricus isolate fHopMal1 chromosome 1, fHopMal1.hap1, whole genome shotgun sequence genome contains these proteins:
- the LOC136699026 gene encoding coiled-coil domain-containing protein 9B isoform X3: protein MDQASPTDMMLLKKEQKDAELDKKIEALRKKNEALMKRYQEVEEDKKRAEQEGMALQSRKGKVEDLTITINKSPTEKRVVTKKGSGSMSPKGLQEQEEGGPSIFSSGRGKRRQLLVTTPGNAKGKRVVSERVDRKSSTGPLGTKHPSEDIEEQLDTTAGARNCLNTRRATGNQVGRKQERKSRADEAYGFTEYDPYSQLTEVLDIPHHTVLDTPASSEEQQEYLRWKKEREEIDRERVARHKNSQGQWRRAWDMDKPELMFSEKGAAERGTQNRGGRNGRRGHLRSSPAESSRGDPVRQRDKRGKNVPVVGSKAKGKDRLTGRARRWDAKMEGEDVQASPDTSLEEFLEELDSLCEPQAESNTPELDSNDGFRMHSSSEIKVEGQQHQTESANTEAANSKNTEKKVRFSEELIQGAYEKNSNTGSNETKASSLKNTSQAKTAAGEEEGHQASEHYQDAIRNTHEQESTDLLPIDIHSKPLESEEVQETGGRDLPESPEHSIREEVESEAREAPGYSLSSQNSSNASDFSAHHPLEHMKSSTARSTEELIDSSLSVLTLESGDPLPDHNTSTDKARENGKVV, encoded by the exons ATGGACCAAGCT AGCCCCACAGACATGATGCTGCTGAAGAAGGAGCAGAAGgatgctgaactggataagaagaTTGAAGCTTTGCGCAAAAAGAACGAGGCCCTTATGAAGCGGTATCAG GAGGTAGAGGAGGATAAGAAACGGGCAGAGCAGGAGGGCATGGCCCTACAGAGCCGCAAAGGAAAAGTTGAGGACCTGACCATCACTATCAACAAGTCCCCTACT GAGAAGCGTGTGGTGACAAAGAAGGGCTCTGGAAGCATGAGCCCCAAAGGGCTtcaggagcaggaggagggagGGCCTAGTATTTTCAGCAGTGGCAGAGGAAAACGAAGGCAGCTTCTCGTGACCACACCAGGAAACGCCAAG GGGAAGAGGGTGGTcagtgagagagtggacagGAAAAGTTCTACTGGGCCACTTGGGACAAAGCATCCTTCTGAGGACATAGAGGAACAGTTGGACACTACTGCAGGTGCAAGGAACTGTCTAAACACCAGAAGAGCAACAGGAAACCAG GTTGGGAGAAAGCAAGAACGAAAGAGTCGAGCTGATGAGGCTTATGGATTCACTGAATATGACCCCTATTCACAG CTGACAGAAGTGCTGGACATACCACACCACACTGTCCTGGACACCCCAGCTTCCAGTGAGGAGCAGCAGGAGTATCTTCGCTGGAAGAAAGAGCGGGAGGAGATTGACAGAGAGCGTGTGGCTCGTCATAAAAATTCCCAGGGCCAGTGGAGGAGAGCCTGGGACATGGACAAACCGGAGCTTAT GTTTTCTGAGAAAGGAGCAGctgagagagggacacagaACAGAG GAGGTAGAAATGGCAGAAGAGGGCATTTAAGATCTTCACCAGCAGAATCATCCCGAG GAGATCCAGTTCGGCAGCGTGATAAAAGAGGGAAGAATGTACCTGTGGTCGGAAGCAAAGCCAAAGGAAAGGATCGTCTGACAGGCAGAGCCAGgag ATGGGATGCTAAAATGGAAGGGGAGGACGTACAG GCATCTCCTGACACAAGTTTAGAAGAGTTTCTGGAGGAGCTGGACTCTCTCTGTGAACCTCAGGCTGAAAGCAACACTCCAGAACTAGATTCCAATGATGGATTCAGGATGCATTCCTCTTCAGAAATAAAAGTAGAGGGTCAACAACATCAAACAGAGTCTGCAAACACAGAGGCAGCCAACTctaaaaacacagagaagaagGTTCGCTTTTCAGAAGAGCTCATTCAAGGAGCTTATGAGAAGAACTCCAACACTGGCTCAAATGAAACCAAGGCCAGTTCATTGAAGAACACTTCACAGGCCAAGACAGCAGCTGGAGAGGAGGAAGGACACCAGGCCTCGGAGCACTATCAGGATGCCATCAGAAATACCCACGAACAAGAGTCTACAGATCTGCTTCCCATAGACATCCACAGCAAACCACTAGAGAGTGAAGAAGTGCAGGAGACAGGTGGTAGAGATCTTCCAGAGTCACCTGAACATAGCATTAGAGAAGAAGTAGAAAGTGAAGCTAGAGAAGCACCCGGTTATAGTCTCAGTTCTCAAAACAGCAGCAATGCCTCTGATTTCTCAGCACATCACCCACTGGAGCATATGAAGAGCAGCACCGCCAGAAGCACAG